ACCGCGCGGCGAGGAAAAAGACCATTAGCGCACAAGCCCAGTGAAACAGTATTTGGTCGAAGTTGTATATCGCGTCGTTGGTTCCGGCGAAGCGGTATTCCAGCCAGAAAAGGGCGCTGACCAGCGGCCGGTAGAAACCGGGCCGCATTTCAAACCGCGCATCGTCCACGCGGCATCCCTCGCAGAAGTCTCCCTGAAATACCCGCAGGATTCCATCGGACGCGATTATCAGGGGGTTGTTGTAGGTGACCATGCGCATATCAGGGGTCATTTCCATGTCAATGCCGGGGCGGAATGTCAGCAGAACGGCGGCAAGAAGTAGAACGAAGAAGATGATACGGCGCGCGCGGGGATTGTTCATAAGATGAAGTCTTCCAGAATCGGACATGGGGTCATGATAACAGAGCCTCTTTCGGGGTGGGTACACATTTTAATGTGTACGTTGGCGCGGAGCGCCAAGAGAGGGAGTCATGCCTTGCGGCATAATGTACCCAATGAATTGGGTACCCACCAAACAAAAAAAGGCATGGGGCCGAAGCCCCATGCCTTTGAAAAAGACTAAACGGTTAGCAACTTACTGCATACCGCCAGCGGTGGAGTCCCAAGTGAAAGTCTTGGTGCCTTGCGGGTGGAAAGCGGTAATAACGAAGCCATTGGTGGTAAGTGTCGGGACGGTGGTAACATTTTTGGTCGATTTGAAGCCAACGCCGTTAAGCGAGGCCAAGGTGTCCGTATACGCGTTGTTGGTTGCGTAGTACGACTCTTCGGACAGAGCCATGTTGCGCACGTCGGATTCGGCCGCGCTGTCATTCGCCTGCTTCTTGTAGTTGGCGAATTGCGGGATTGCTATCGCGACGAGGATACCGATGATCGCCACGACGACCAGCAGTTCGATGAGCGTAAAGCCCTTTTCGCCCTTCATTATCTTCTTGAACATGTAATTTGCCTCCTAAAAAGTTAATTGCCTCTGGCGCGTTCATACGCCTTTAAACACTTGCCTATTTTATGGTGCAGGTTTTAGACCAAGATGCAAAGTTTTGGTAATCACCCACACCATTTGCGGTATATTACCATAAAAATCAATTTAATAAGGAATAAATATACCTGCCATGCTGGGGGCGACGCGATGAGCTAATAGAGCCTGAACCGGCCTAAAAGTTGTCCAACATGACAAAAATTGTCATGTCTTATAAATAGGGGAGCCACGGGAAAGTGGTAAACTGTGTCCCGTTGAAAGGGGATGGGAAGATGCATGAACCGGTGGAATTACTTCTTTATTCCAGGGAGGATTGCCCTCTCTGCGAGGAGATGGCGGTGGCGGCCCGTGAAGCGTCGCGGGAAATCCCGCTTTCCGTCACCTATGTGGATGTGACCGCCGATCCGCGGTTGCGGGACGAATATGGGCTGGACATCCCGCTTCTTTTCCATAACGGCACCTGTATCGCCAAGCATCGGATAACGCCGAGGGAACTGGTGGCAAAGCTGGCGCGCCGCATGGAGCATCGGTAGCCGATGCCGCGCGTTGTATTTTTTGCCCTGTTCTGGTTGGCCACCGTGGCTTGCCCGGCTTTTGCCAACGAGGCGCTATTTACCGGCCAGGATGAAATTCTGCGGGGGCTGGATTACTCCTACCGCCTCCGGTTCACGGATGCGAAAGGGGTTTTCAGCCAGCTTGCCACCACATATCCCGCTTCTCCGGCGGGACGCTTTTATGTGGCCGCCGTCGGTTGGGGGATGACCGAATCGGATGCCAGATGGCGCATCATGGCGTCGTTTTACAGCATCACCACGCCTCCCAAGAAGCAAACACGTGACGCGGCGGCGCTGGAGGATGGGCTTGGGAGGGTGATTGTCCTGTGCGATGCGGTATTGGCAAAAAAGCCGGACGATTTCGAGGCGCTCTTTTACAAAGCGGGGGCGCACGCGTTCCTTGCCAGGATGTACGCATACGGCGGCGATTATTTTGACGCCATGACCCACGGGAAAAAAAGCGCGGCCCTGTTCGACCATCTGTATGCCCTCTATCCCAACCAGGGGGATGCGATGATCGGCCCGGCGATATACAAGTACCATGTGGGGAAGCTTCCCGCGCCGCTGCGGTGGCTGGTGGGGTTGCTTGGCTTAAGCGGCACGAAGGAGGAAGGGCTGGCGCTTGCCGAAAAGGCGTATGATGCCGCGCTGCTTTCCCGCGTGGAAGCGGCCGATTTCCTGGCGCGCACCTACGCGATACATGAAAGCAATCCGCATAAAGCGCTGGAATGGGCCGTCGCCCTTGAACGGGCGTCGCCGGGCACCATGGCGGCGGAGTTGGACCGCTTTTACGCATACCATGGTTTGGGGGATGCCGCGAAAGAAGAGGCGGCGGTTATCCATCTATCCGAGCGGTTGCCGGAGGTGGACGCCGCGGTGCGCGAACTATGGGAGCCGCTGTTATATTATGTGCGTGGCTCGCTGCGGGAAAAAGCGGGCGACCGCCCCGCCGCCGCGGCGTTTTTCAGAAAAGCGCTTGCGTTCCGCGGCATTGATCCCTGGCTCAAGGGCGATGCGGAACTGAAACTGCGGAGAACGGAAGGCCGGAAATGAAAATCCTGATCGTCAAGCTCAGCTCGATCGGCGATGTGGTGCATGGCATCGCGTTCGTAAACCGGCTCAAAGAGGCGATGCCGGATGCCCACGTGGATTGGATGGTGAACGACGCCTTTGCCGGCCTGGTGAAAAACGTCCGCGGCGTCCGCCGGGTTTGGCATTTCCGCCGCGCGGCGTGGGGGAAGGAGTGGCACCGCCCGCGCACATGGGGGGAAATCGCCACGCTCATGAGTTGGGTTCGGCGTGAGCAGTACGATATCTGCATCGACCTGCAGGGGTTGCTCCGCAGCGGGCTGGTCACCGCGCTCTCCGGCGCGAAAGTCCGCGCGGGGTTTTCCAACGCGCGGGAGGGAAGCCGCTGGCTTTACAGCCACAAGGTGGAACCTGGCGGGCAACCCCACGCGGTGGCTGTGCTGTTTCGCGCCTTGTCGCTGTTCGCCATCGCGCCCCCCCCCCTTCCGGATTTCACCTTCGATATTCCCGCGCAATCCGCCGCGCAGGTGGATGCCCTGCTGGAAGGGCTGGGTATCCGCGGATCCTTTGTGGTGTTTCACGTGGGAGCGCGGTGGAAGACCAAGATGTGGCCCGCCGCCCACTGGCATGCCCTGGCGGGGGATGTTCGCGCCACGAGCGGCCTGCCGGTGGTTTTCACCGGATCGGAGGCGGACGTCCCGCTCATTAATCAGATTATCGATGGCCGGGATGGGCTGTACAACCTGGCTGGCGGATTGGGCCTCGTGGAATCATCGGCGCTGTTGGCCCGTTGCGCTTTGATGGTGACGGTGGATAGCGGCCCCATGCATATCGCCGCCGCGTTCAACCGCCCGATAGTGGCGATTTTCGGGCCGACTTCACCCCAAAAGACCGGCCCCGTCAGCCGTGGTCCGATTGATATTTTGCGGGCGAAACGTAACTGTATGCCCTGCTTTTCCCGCGCCTGCAAACGGAAGCACGAATGCATGGAAGAAGTCACGCCCGCCGATGCCGGCCGACAGGTTATGGCGATGATCGAGTTCCTCAAAAAGGGGTAGGGAGGGGGTTGCCCCGCCATACCATTAAAGTAGTATGTAAGAGGGCTTTTCCCATGCTCGGCTTGTGTGATCTATGCAGGGCGGGGTTGTTCGTAATGGACAGTTGTTTAACATTTGAATTGCACGAAACATGCGATGTTGAAGTTTATTTGATATGCACAGGCTGTAAAATCAATACATTAAATTTATGAGTCGTTCATTATATACCAAGACATTTAAAATATAGATGGATAAAAG
The sequence above is drawn from the Nitrospinota bacterium genome and encodes:
- a CDS encoding prepilin-type N-terminal cleavage/methylation domain-containing protein, whose amino-acid sequence is MKGEKGFTLIELLVVVAIIGILVAIAIPQFANYKKQANDSAAESDVRNMALSEESYYATNNAYTDTLASLNGVGFKSTKNVTTVPTLTTNGFVITAFHPQGTKTFTWDSTAGGMQ
- a CDS encoding glutaredoxin family protein yields the protein MHEPVELLLYSREDCPLCEEMAVAAREASREIPLSVTYVDVTADPRLRDEYGLDIPLLFHNGTCIAKHRITPRELVAKLARRMEHR
- the waaF gene encoding lipopolysaccharide heptosyltransferase II is translated as MKILIVKLSSIGDVVHGIAFVNRLKEAMPDAHVDWMVNDAFAGLVKNVRGVRRVWHFRRAAWGKEWHRPRTWGEIATLMSWVRREQYDICIDLQGLLRSGLVTALSGAKVRAGFSNAREGSRWLYSHKVEPGGQPHAVAVLFRALSLFAIAPPPLPDFTFDIPAQSAAQVDALLEGLGIRGSFVVFHVGARWKTKMWPAAHWHALAGDVRATSGLPVVFTGSEADVPLINQIIDGRDGLYNLAGGLGLVESSALLARCALMVTVDSGPMHIAAAFNRPIVAIFGPTSPQKTGPVSRGPIDILRAKRNCMPCFSRACKRKHECMEEVTPADAGRQVMAMIEFLKKG